Below is a genomic region from Virgibacillus dokdonensis.
AGTGACCCAAACACTGTATATTGTATTACAGGTTCGCTTCATTTCATTTCTATTGTAAGGTCGTATTTACTCAGTAAGAATAAATAATAGTTTTAGTGGCACCATGTAATGGAAAAAGGTATCACATTATGTTGAACAATTTCTTAAAAAGCTGACAAACTTCGTCTTACTTTTCACATGTTTTTTGCTAGAGTAAAATAGAACTCTTCTAACAGGAGGCAAAACTGTGAAAAAGGACAAGCGTAAAATAACAGTCTGGAAAAACGGTCAGCAGGTGAAGCTGTCTATGTATTCATCAAAAAATAATGATACAACTGGGGAGACAGAGAATGAGGAAGCTGCAACACTAACGGATACAGAGGAAGAAGTTCCATCATACGCCCGACTATCTGATAAGAAGTTTTCAGTTTATCCCATATTTTTTAAAAAAATAAAGCATATGAAACCTTTAATTATTGCCATTGCTTCAGCTTTTATTATAGGGACATTGCTGGGGATTACATTGATTCGAATGTTTGTTACCATTGATGAAGATCGCCAAGCCAATAGTGAGGAGAACAACGCTAGCGTGACCGAAACTAGCCGTGAACAAGAAAGGAAAGAACTAGATGGTCACGCAAATATAAAAGGTTTTGATATTTTTGTATTGCAGGGAGGCGTTTTTTCTGAAGCAGGAAATGCACAGACGTGGCAAAAGAAGTTTCAAGAGGAAGGGCTACCTGCAATGATTTGGGAAAAAGATAAGCAATATTTTTTATTAATATCTGCGGCTGCCTCAAAGGAAAAAGCGGAACGGTTAAAAAATGATATCACTTCAGAATTGGATATTTATGTAAAAAAATGGCAGATTCATGTGGGAGAAGAGGGACTGAAGAAAGAAGAAAGAAGCTGGATGCAGACATTTGCGGATGTATGGCGGAAAGATATGCAACAACAAAAAGTATCTAAAGAACAATGGGAATCTACCAAAAAAACTATCCCTAGACGACTCCAAAGCTTAGGTAATGCAATGAATCAACATGTAATTGAAGAAAAAAATGATAGGGCTGTAGACTTA
It encodes:
- a CDS encoding SPOR domain-containing protein; translation: MKKDKRKITVWKNGQQVKLSMYSSKNNDTTGETENEEAATLTDTEEEVPSYARLSDKKFSVYPIFFKKIKHMKPLIIAIASAFIIGTLLGITLIRMFVTIDEDRQANSEENNASVTETSREQERKELDGHANIKGFDIFVLQGGVFSEAGNAQTWQKKFQEEGLPAMIWEKDKQYFLLISAAASKEKAERLKNDITSELDIYVKKWQIHVGEEGLKKEERSWMQTFADVWRKDMQQQKVSKEQWESTKKTIPRRLQSLGNAMNQHVIEEKNDRAVDLGANLLTLWYELIHELNREKKIVNE